One window of the Marmota flaviventris isolate mMarFla1 chromosome 2, mMarFla1.hap1, whole genome shotgun sequence genome contains the following:
- the Ppm1a gene encoding protein phosphatase 1A isoform X1 has product MGAFLDKPKMEKHNAQGQGNGLRYGLSSMQGWRVEMEDAHTAVIGLPSGLETWSFFAVYDGHAGSQVAKYCCEHLLDHITNNQDFKGSAGAPSVENVKNGIRTGFLEIDEHMRVMSEKKHGADRSGSTAVGVLISPQHTYFINCGDSRGLLCRNRKVHFFTQDHKPSNPLEKERIQNAGGSVMIQRVNGSLAVSRALGDFDYKCVHGKGPTEQLVSPEPEVHDIERSEEDDQFIILACDGIWDVMGNEELCDFVRSRLEVTDDLEKVCNEVVDTCLYKGSRDNMSVILICFPNAPKVSPEAVKKEAELDKYLECRVEEIIKKQGEGVPDLVHVMRTLASENIPSLPPGGELASKRNVIEAVYNRLNPYKNDDASCSLHPFSYTHP; this is encoded by the exons ATGGGAGCATTTTTAGACAAGCCAAAGATGGAAAAGCATAATGCCCAGGGGCAGGGTAATGGGTTGCGATATGGGCTAAGCAGCATGCAAGGTTGGCGAGTTGAAATGGAGGATGCACATACGGCTGTGATCGGTTTGCCAAGTGGACTTGAAACATGGTCATTCTTTGCTGTGTATGATGGGCATGCTGGTTCTCAGGTTGCCAAATACTGCTGTGAGCATTTGTTAGATCACATCACCAATAACCAGGATTTTAAAGGGTCTGCAGGAGCACCTTCTGTGGAAAATGTAAAGAATGGAATCAGAACAGGTTTTCTGGAAATTGATGAACACATGAGAGTTATGTCAGAGAAGAAACATGGTGCAGATAGAAGTGGGTCAACAGCTGTGGGTGTCTTAATTTCTCCCCAACATACTTATTTCATTAACTGTGGAGACTCAAGAGGTTTACTTTGTAGGAACAGGAAAGTTCACTTCTTCACACAAGATCATAAACCAAGTAATCCGCTGGAAAAAGAACGAATTCAGAATGCAGGTGGCTCTGTAATGATTCAGCGTGTGAATGGTTCTCTGGCTGTATCAAGGGCCCTTGGGGATTTTGATTACAAATGTGTCCATGGAAAAGGTCCTACAGAGCAGCTTGTCTCACCAGAGCCTGAAGTTCATGATATTGAAAGATCTGAAGAAGATGATCAGTTCATTATTCTTGCATGTGATGGTATCTGGGATGTTATGGGAAATGAAGAGCTCTGTGATTTTGTAAGATCCAGACTTGAAGTCACTGATGATCTTGAGAAAGTTTGCAATGAAGTAGTCGACACCTGTTTGTATAAG GGAAGTCGAGACAACATGAGTGTGATTTTGATCTGTTTTCCAAATGCACCCAAAGTATCACCAGAAGCAGTGAAGAAGGAGGCAGAGTTGGACAAGTACCTGGAATGCAGAGTAGAAG AAATCATAAAGAAGCAGGGAGAAGGCGTCCCCGACTTAGTCCATGTGATGCGCACATTAGCAAGTGAgaacatccccagcctcccaccAGGGGGTGAATTGGCAAGCAA gcGGAATGTAATTGAAGCTGTTTACAATAGACTGAATCCTTACAAAAATGATGACGCT AGCTGTTCACTGCACCCATTCTCTTACACACACCCCTGA
- the Ppm1a gene encoding protein phosphatase 1A isoform X2 produces the protein MGAFLDKPKMEKHNAQGQGNGLRYGLSSMQGWRVEMEDAHTAVIGLPSGLETWSFFAVYDGHAGSQVAKYCCEHLLDHITNNQDFKGSAGAPSVENVKNGIRTGFLEIDEHMRVMSEKKHGADRSGSTAVGVLISPQHTYFINCGDSRGLLCRNRKVHFFTQDHKPSNPLEKERIQNAGGSVMIQRVNGSLAVSRALGDFDYKCVHGKGPTEQLVSPEPEVHDIERSEEDDQFIILACDGIWDVMGNEELCDFVRSRLEVTDDLEKVCNEVVDTCLYKGSRDNMSVILICFPNAPKVSPEAVKKEAELDKYLECRVEEIIKKQGEGVPDLVHVMRTLASENIPSLPPGGELASKRNVIEAVYNRLNPYKNDDADSASTDDMW, from the exons ATGGGAGCATTTTTAGACAAGCCAAAGATGGAAAAGCATAATGCCCAGGGGCAGGGTAATGGGTTGCGATATGGGCTAAGCAGCATGCAAGGTTGGCGAGTTGAAATGGAGGATGCACATACGGCTGTGATCGGTTTGCCAAGTGGACTTGAAACATGGTCATTCTTTGCTGTGTATGATGGGCATGCTGGTTCTCAGGTTGCCAAATACTGCTGTGAGCATTTGTTAGATCACATCACCAATAACCAGGATTTTAAAGGGTCTGCAGGAGCACCTTCTGTGGAAAATGTAAAGAATGGAATCAGAACAGGTTTTCTGGAAATTGATGAACACATGAGAGTTATGTCAGAGAAGAAACATGGTGCAGATAGAAGTGGGTCAACAGCTGTGGGTGTCTTAATTTCTCCCCAACATACTTATTTCATTAACTGTGGAGACTCAAGAGGTTTACTTTGTAGGAACAGGAAAGTTCACTTCTTCACACAAGATCATAAACCAAGTAATCCGCTGGAAAAAGAACGAATTCAGAATGCAGGTGGCTCTGTAATGATTCAGCGTGTGAATGGTTCTCTGGCTGTATCAAGGGCCCTTGGGGATTTTGATTACAAATGTGTCCATGGAAAAGGTCCTACAGAGCAGCTTGTCTCACCAGAGCCTGAAGTTCATGATATTGAAAGATCTGAAGAAGATGATCAGTTCATTATTCTTGCATGTGATGGTATCTGGGATGTTATGGGAAATGAAGAGCTCTGTGATTTTGTAAGATCCAGACTTGAAGTCACTGATGATCTTGAGAAAGTTTGCAATGAAGTAGTCGACACCTGTTTGTATAAG GGAAGTCGAGACAACATGAGTGTGATTTTGATCTGTTTTCCAAATGCACCCAAAGTATCACCAGAAGCAGTGAAGAAGGAGGCAGAGTTGGACAAGTACCTGGAATGCAGAGTAGAAG AAATCATAAAGAAGCAGGGAGAAGGCGTCCCCGACTTAGTCCATGTGATGCGCACATTAGCAAGTGAgaacatccccagcctcccaccAGGGGGTGAATTGGCAAGCAA gcGGAATGTAATTGAAGCTGTTTACAATAGACTGAATCCTTACAAAAATGATGACGCT GACTCAGCATCAACTGATGACATGTGGTAA